Genomic window (Roseivirga sp. 4D4):
AAATCCATTTAGAGTTCTGATTCCAATGCCCTACCTTATTGGTAAACTTTTGAATCATGAAGAATTTTTTAGCATCAATCTTTCTCTTAAGTATTATTGGTTGCGCTTCAAACAACTCAGGCGAACTAACCAGGGCAGAGGTTATACAAGAGATCTATGAAATGGAGCAAGCCTTTAATGATATGTTGGCCAAGGAAGGCAGAGCTGAGGCATTCGCATATTTTGCAGCCGAAAACGGAAGTATTAGCCGTGGTGGCAGATTGATTACTGGAAAAGATTCTATCAGGGCTTTCTACGCAAACTCTACCACCAAGATTCTGAAGCTCACGTGGAAGCCATCATTTGTTGATGTCTCAGATGACTTATCAATGGCCTATACCTGGGGTCCCACCTTTTTCAAAGGCATTCGAGAGAATGGCGAAGCGTTCGAAAACACCGGTACCTTCCACTCCATTTGGAAACGTCAGGTAGATGGTTCTTGGCGGTATGTTTACGACTAGGCAATTACAGTAACTCACTTATCCTGCTTTATCGAATATAGAAGGTCAATTATTGCTATTTTCAAATATGAATTATAGATGATTTTTTTATCTTTCATTATCTATAAAATTTTTAGACCAAAAACCACATAATATGAGAAAGATCGCCTACAGCTTATTGCTACTGTTTATTTGCACAGCAATCATGGCCCAGACCAACACATTTCCAACCTCAGGTAATGTGGGAATTGGCACTACAACACCAAGCAAATTACTTGATGTTCAAAAAAGTGCTGCAGGAGGTCTGTTACAGGCAAGATTTTGGAATAACACGACAAATACCAATGGAACCGAAACTCAAATAATGATGCCTGTCTTTAATGGTACAAGTGGTTTATATATTCGTTCAATGGGCTCTTCTGGAGGAGGGTTTAACGTTGGTACATATGATGGATGGATTCATACGGGTCAATCAGCCTCCAGACTGCATTTATCAGGTGGTAATGGCTCAACTAAACATCTTACAATACGAGATAATGGCAATATTGGAATAGGCACTACTTCACCCAATGACCTACTCCATATCTCGAAATCAGGAGCCAATACCCGTCTAAGGATTGGAAACAACTCTGCATATGATCAACTCCTATATTTCAATGGAGCAGCCGATTGGTCAATGGGTATGGATAACTCAAATTCGAATGCCTTTACC
Coding sequences:
- a CDS encoding YybH family protein, producing the protein MKNFLASIFLLSIIGCASNNSGELTRAEVIQEIYEMEQAFNDMLAKEGRAEAFAYFAAENGSISRGGRLITGKDSIRAFYANSTTKILKLTWKPSFVDVSDDLSMAYTWGPTFFKGIRENGEAFENTGTFHSIWKRQVDGSWRYVYD